In Dehalococcoidales bacterium, one genomic interval encodes:
- the atpG gene encoding ATP synthase F1 subunit gamma, protein MAAIRLIRRRIRGVQNIAKITRAMEMIATSKLRRAQERGLAGRPYAEKIRQVIADLAALPQAGEALHPLLQRRTVAKIAVVHITPDRGLCGGLNANMNRIAAGFIAEQSVPLVFTCVGRKGLDFMRRYGRDVRAEFTGLGDRPGFLDTLPISRIIIDDYTNGSIDAAYLAYTQFVSTIVQKPVIQQILPVEPAVIPKAQNVDYIYEPSPEVVLAGLLPRFVEMQIYHAILESIASEQSARMVAMRNATDSARDLIDDLTLMYNKVRQESITKELLDIVGGVEALA, encoded by the coding sequence CAGAACATCGCTAAGATTACCCGGGCGATGGAGATGATTGCCACCTCCAAGTTGAGGCGGGCACAGGAGCGTGGTTTAGCCGGGCGGCCTTATGCCGAGAAAATCAGGCAGGTCATTGCCGACCTCGCTGCCTTACCTCAGGCGGGGGAAGCCTTGCACCCCCTGTTACAGCGCCGCACCGTAGCTAAAATAGCGGTGGTGCATATCACTCCTGACCGCGGTTTGTGTGGTGGGCTTAATGCCAATATGAACCGTATTGCCGCCGGATTTATTGCGGAGCAAAGTGTACCGCTGGTCTTTACCTGTGTGGGGCGTAAGGGGCTGGATTTTATGAGACGGTACGGACGTGACGTTCGGGCTGAGTTTACCGGGCTGGGTGACCGCCCGGGCTTCCTCGATACTTTACCCATATCTCGAATCATTATTGACGATTACACTAATGGCAGTATCGATGCCGCTTATCTGGCTTATACTCAGTTTGTCAGCACCATCGTGCAGAAACCGGTGATACAGCAGATACTGCCGGTCGAGCCCGCGGTGATACCTAAAGCCCAGAACGTTGATTATATCTACGAACCCAGTCCGGAGGTCGTGTTAGCCGGCCTTCTGCCGCGGTTTGTTGAGATGCAGATTTATCATGCTATCCTGGAGTCTATTGCCAGCGAGCAATCGGCCAGGATGGTGGCGATGCGCAATGCTACGGATAGTGCTCGGGACCTGATTGATGATTTAACCCTGATGTATAATAAAGTCCGGCAGGAGTCAATTACTAAGGAGCTTTTGGATATTGTCGGCGGGGTCGAGGCTCTCGCTTAA